The Filimonas lacunae genomic sequence ATTGGGATAAACTACTGGGTATTGCAGTAGCAAAAACCAATGAACAGGATGGCTTTGACCTGGTGCAGGATGTTTTACTGTCGGCCTGGGAAAAGTGGGGGGAGTTACCGAAAGATGAAAGCCTGGAATTTTATTTATTGCATGCTTTAAAGCTTCGCATTTTCAATTACTACCGCAGTACCGATCGTTATCAGCAGCGGCTGCAAAAGCTGGAAGAATTACTCAATCACTCTGTAGAACAAAACGATGCACTGGCGGGTGAAGATCTGCAGGCTTTTCGGGAAGCCTTGGTGCGGGAAGCAGTAGCTACCCTTTCGCCTAACCAGCAGCAGCTTTTTACACTGCGCGTACAGCATCAATATTCTTATCAGAAAATTGCTGCTATCCTGCATATTGCGCCAGGTTCGGCAAGGGTGCTATATGCCCGGGCGTTGGAGCAGATAAAAACACATATCAGAACCAACCCGGCAGCTTCAGAAAGCATCCTGTCTGCCTTTGTGTTGTTTACAATTTGTTAACCTGGCACCCGGTTAACATTCTTCCGCCGGCGGGTATTCTATGGGTATATGACTAACAACAACCCATCCAACGCCAAAGCCCTGTTAGAAAAATTTCAGGCCGGACATTGTACGCCGGAAGAGCTGGCTATACTGGATCAATGGTATGCTACCCTGGAAGAAGACCATCCCGCGCAACTCTCTGCACAACAAACACAGCAATACAAACAACAGTTTCTCCACACCTTTCGCAACCGCCTGCAACCACCTGCTATTATTCGTACATCCATCCCTGTCATCAGGTGGCTGGCCGCTGCCTGTGTGTTATTACTGGCGGGGGCAGGGTATCGATGGCTATTACATCAACAGGCGCAGCCTGTCGCTGCCGGGAATATGCAGATAGTGGCCAATACTACCTCGCACGTAAAGAAGATAGCACTAGCTGATAGTTCTATCGTATGGCTGAACGCCCATGCTTCACTCAGCTGGAAACAAGCAACCACCCGCCAGGTAACACTGGAAGGCGAAGGGTATTTTGAGGTGCACACCAATACGCAGCAACCATTTACGGTAAACACCCGCGATATGCAAATAAAGGTGCTTGGTACCGCCTTTAACGTAGAAGCGTATACAGCAGAAAAAATGACCCGCGTAGCCCTGGTGAATGGACGTGTGCAACTACGCGCGGCAGCAGATAGTAATAATCATACCCTGTTGCAACCCGGACAAATAGCGGTGCTTACCGCCAACCAACCCTGGGCCATCACTACCGCCAATACAGATGCGGTAGCCAGCTGGACCAACGGCGGCTTTGTGGTAAACAATATATCGGTGAAAGATGCGGTGGCGAGGTTGTGCGAACGCAACGCCTGCACCCTGGAATGGAAAAGCATAAAAGACATTCAAAAAATTATCTCCGTGGCTTTTATGCGCGAAAGCTTTGAGCAGTCGCTCAGTAATCTCTGTTACCTCCTGCACAAGCAATACAAAATACAGGGCAATCACGTGACTATTTACTAAATATAAAAAAGGGGTGCTGCAAACACCCCCTTCGGTAAAAACCTTTAAAAATAATGAAGATTAAAATTAGGCTTTTCAGGCGATACCCGAAATCCTTCGGCCGCGCCCTCCTGCGACAGCTATTGCTCTCAGGCTGTGTATTTTTTACGGTGGCTACAGGCTTTGGCCAGCAAACCGGGATGGTTAAAAAAGTGAAACTGGATGTTACCCAAACCACCCTGTCTAAAGTATTAGATGCGTTGGATCAGCAAAGCGAGTATTCTTTTAACTACATCCGGGAAGACTTCGACAAGATGGTAGTAAAAGACATCAACATCGACAACATCAGCCTGCAGGATGCTTTACAACTGCTGCGCAAAAAAGCGGGGATTGAATACACCGTGAGCGGAGCGTCTGTATTGTTTCGTAAAGCAGCCCCGGTAATAGTAACACCTAAAAAAGACCCGGGTAAAATCAGTGGTAAAATAGTGGATGACGAAAACGGGCAGCCGGTAGTTGGCGCTACTATCGTCATCCATGGCAACACCTTGCTGTCCGATGTAGAGGGCGAGTTTGTTCTCGCTTTATCCAATGGTAGTTACACTGCTACTGTAAGCTTTATAGGTTATGGCAGTAAAGAGGTGAGCGATATACCCGTAAAGGAAGATGCTATCACACCTTTATCTATCACACTGAAAAGAGAAAAAGGACAGCTATCCGGCATTGTGGTAAAATCTTCTGCACGCAAAGAAAGTATTGCGGCCCTGTTTGTAAAGCAGAAGAATGCAG encodes the following:
- a CDS encoding RNA polymerase sigma factor, with the translated sequence MSSTSSIRQATFETAVIAYWDKLLGIAVAKTNEQDGFDLVQDVLLSAWEKWGELPKDESLEFYLLHALKLRIFNYYRSTDRYQQRLQKLEELLNHSVEQNDALAGEDLQAFREALVREAVATLSPNQQQLFTLRVQHQYSYQKIAAILHIAPGSARVLYARALEQIKTHIRTNPAASESILSAFVLFTIC
- a CDS encoding FecR family protein, encoding MTNNNPSNAKALLEKFQAGHCTPEELAILDQWYATLEEDHPAQLSAQQTQQYKQQFLHTFRNRLQPPAIIRTSIPVIRWLAAACVLLLAGAGYRWLLHQQAQPVAAGNMQIVANTTSHVKKIALADSSIVWLNAHASLSWKQATTRQVTLEGEGYFEVHTNTQQPFTVNTRDMQIKVLGTAFNVEAYTAEKMTRVALVNGRVQLRAAADSNNHTLLQPGQIAVLTANQPWAITTANTDAVASWTNGGFVVNNISVKDAVARLCERNACTLEWKSIKDIQKIISVAFMRESFEQSLSNLCYLLHKQYKIQGNHVTIY